Proteins encoded within one genomic window of Triticum aestivum cultivar Chinese Spring chromosome 2D, IWGSC CS RefSeq v2.1, whole genome shotgun sequence:
- the LOC123052330 gene encoding probable serine/threonine-protein kinase WNK1, translating into MMGARANASANAADCGEYAELDPTGRYGRYNDVLGKGASKTVYRAFDEYQGMEVAWNQVKLYDFLQCPDDLERLYCEIHLLKTLKHKNIMKFYTSWVDVSARHINFITEMFTSGTLRQYRQKHRKVNIWAVKDWCRQILSGLLYLHSHNPPIIHRDLKCDNIFVNGNQGEVKIGDLGLAAILRKSHAVHCVGTPEFMAPEVYAEEYNELVDIYSFGMCVLEMVTFEYPYSECSHPVQIYKRVISGTKPEALYKVKDPMVRQFVEKCLTTASERLTARELLNDPFLRIDGMALCSGDGDYTLLNNYLRQPYLRHAYSNGSVMSNGFSESIDEGAPTEFEDDDTKADGIDLFNGHEDEPLGTVDIAIKGRKSEDGGIFLRLRITDDDGRVRNIYFPFDVEADTALSVATEMIGELDITDHEVTRIADMIDGELSALVPDWMAGPGIEEAPDAAYCHNCGSNVSSCGSLFDYMSSTSRGCRCAELHGRFEEITFQAADEEQSGLHDSGGSSDDGGAQKEQHVKDKEPICLNGFPKMGRRGLSDRLCFSSFQERSCPTENYESDADHQPKGFDIKHEVKMAKYKARKMAHLKRAIHPSLDFDNTTNGASRTKPTLSKLESFHVGKHHNFRVPTCQRSPGTASSPGTASTDQHPGMSNQVCPSPGAQRALRTESSPDCMFTARNYYTGAQLPPNLPRTKSVPLSAIDA; encoded by the exons ATGATGGGCGCCAGGGCCAACGCCAGCGCCAACGCGGCCGACTGCGGGGAGTACGCGGAGCTCGACCCCACCGGCCGGTACGGAAGG TACAACgacgtcctcggcaagggcgcGTCCAAGACCGT GTACCGGGCGTTCGACGAGTACCAGGGGATGGAGGTGGCGTGGAACCAGGTGAAGCTGTACGACTTCCTGCAGTGCCCCGACGACCTGGAGCGCCTCTACTGCGAGATCCACCTCCTCAAGACGCTCAAGCACAAGAACATCATGAAGTTCTACACCTCCTGGGTCGACGTCTCTGCCCGCCACATCAACTTCATCACCGAGATGTTCACCTCCGGCACGCTCCGCCA GTACAGGCAGAAGCACAGGAAGGTGAACATATGGGCGGTCAAGGACTGGTGCCGGCAGATCCTCAGCGGCCTGCTGTACCTACACAGCCACAATCCACCCATCATCCACCGGGACCTCAAGTGCGACAACATCTTCGTCAATGGTAACCAGGGTGAGGTCAAGatcggcgacctcggcctcgccgccATCCTCCGCAAGTCCCACGCTGTTCACTGCGTAG GTACGCCTGAGTTCATGGCGCCGGAGGTGTACGCCGAGGAGTACAACGAGCTGGTGGACATATACTCCTTCGGGATGTGCGTGCTTGAGATGGTCACCTTCGAGTACCCGTATAGCGAATGCTCGCACCCGGTGCAGATCTACAAGAGAGTGATCTCT GGTACTAAGCCTGAAGCTTTGTACAAGGTGAAAGATCCAATGGTGAGGCAATTTGTCGAGAAATGCCTGACCACTGCTTCCGAGAGGCTCACGGCAAGAGAGCTGCTCAATGACCCTTTCCTGCGCATTGATGGCATGGCTCTATGTTCTGGGGATGGGGATTACACCCTGTTGAACAATTACCTTCGGCAGCCCTACCTAAGGCATGCTTATAGTAATGGGTCTGTGATGAGCAATGGGTTCTCAGAAAGCATTGACGAAGGTGCACCAACGGAGTTTGAAGATGACGACACTAAAGCCGATGGCATTGATCTGTTCAACGGCCACGAAGATGAGCCTCTTGGCACTGTGGACATCGCAATCAAAGGGAGAAAAAGTGAGGATGGAGGAATCTTCCTCAGACTACGAATTACTGATGATGATG GCCGGGTACGCAACATCTATTTTCCTTTCGATGTTGAGGCTGATACTGCATTAAGTGTGGCAACTGAGATGATAGGCGAGCTGGACATAACTGACCATGAGGTTACTCGTATCGCTGACATGATCGATGGTGAGCTTAGTGCGCTGGTGCCAGATTGGATGGCCGGTCCAGGCATAGAGGAAGCTCCAGACGCTGCATACTGCCATAACTGTGGATCCAATGTGTCATCATGTGGTTCGCTTTTTGACTACATGTCGTCGACTTCTCGTGGTTGCCGATGCGCAGAACTGCATGGGAGGTTTGAGGAGATCACGTTCCAAGCTGCCGATGAAGAGCAATCTGGTTTGCATGACTCAGGGGGCAGCTCTGATGATGGAGGCGCGCAAAAGGAGCAACATGTCAAAGACAAGGAACCCATATGCCTGAATGGGTTTCCAAAGATGGGTAGAAGAGGTCTTTCTGATCGGCTTTGCTTCAGTTCTTTCCAGGAGCGGTCGTGCCCAACCGAGAATTATGAGAGCGATGCCGATCATCAGCCTAAGGGGTTCGACATAAAGCATGAAGTGAAGATGGCCAAGTACAAAGCACGGAAAATGGCACACCTGAAGAGAGCTATTCATCCATCTCTGGACTTCGACAACACCACGAATGGAGCAAGCAGGACGAAGCCTACACTGAGCAAGCTGGAGTCTTTCCATGTCGGTAAGCACCACAATTTCCGTGTACCGACCTGCCAGCGAAGCCCCGGCACAGCAAGTAGCCCTGGCACAGCAAGCACCGATCAGCATCCAGGCATGAGTAACCAAGTGTGTCCGAGCCCAGGAGCCCAAAGGGCCCTGCGCACCGAGAGCAGCCCGGATTGTATGTTCACAGCCAGAAACTATTATACTGGAGCTCAGTTGCCACCAAACCTCCCAAGAACAAAATCTGTACCCCTAAGCGCCATCGATGCCTGA